A genomic region of Bacteroidetes bacterium GWF2_43_63 contains the following coding sequences:
- a CDS encoding thioredoxin: MEHLTNETFKEKVFNYEVNKEWKFEGQLPCIIDFYADWCGPCKMVAPILEELSTEYEGKVNIYKVNTEEQQELAAAFGIQSIPSILFCPMSEQPQMAMGALPKTSFVQAINDILLKQ; encoded by the coding sequence ATGGAACACTTAACCAACGAAACATTTAAAGAAAAAGTTTTCAATTACGAAGTCAACAAGGAATGGAAGTTTGAAGGCCAGCTTCCCTGCATCATCGATTTCTACGCAGACTGGTGCGGTCCATGCAAAATGGTTGCTCCAATTCTTGAAGAACTTTCCACGGAGTATGAAGGAAAGGTCAACATTTACAAAGTGAATACAGAAGAGCAACAGGAACTGGCCGCTGCATTCGGAATTCAAAGTATCCCCAGTATTCTGTTCTGCCCAATGAGCGAACAGCCACAAATGGCCATGGGAGCACTCCCCAAGACTTCTTTTGTACAGGCGATCAACGACATTCTATTAAAACAATAA
- a CDS encoding thioredoxin has product MFDFRNEKEWQYKSSTPCVVDFYADWCKPCKLVAPIMDDLAAEYKGKIQFYKVNTDMEQEVANAFGIQSIPSIMMCPVEGKPVMTAGALPKSEYERMIKEVIFGNN; this is encoded by the coding sequence ATTTTTGATTTCCGCAACGAAAAGGAATGGCAGTACAAAAGCAGCACTCCATGTGTTGTTGACTTCTATGCCGACTGGTGCAAACCATGTAAATTGGTCGCACCCATCATGGATGACCTGGCTGCAGAATACAAAGGGAAAATTCAGTTCTATAAAGTCAACACCGACATGGAACAGGAAGTAGCCAATGCGTTCGGCATTCAGAGCATTCCCAGCATCATGATGTGCCCGGTTGAAGGCAAACCCGTAATGACAGCAGGTGCTCTTCCCAAAAGCGAGTATGAGCGCATGATCAAAGAAGTGATTTTCGGCAATAATTAA